One region of Salinibacterium sp. TMP30 genomic DNA includes:
- a CDS encoding DUF885 domain-containing protein: protein MSDSKPQAESTESNSTREATPIDEIAEDWVETLAELNPAIATWIGLPGDHSGYADYSPDGHARMIAATRDVLARLEAARVADDVDLVTKTEMVSTLRLNLESNTAGLWMRDLNNLASPPQDIRGVLDLMPTASGDDWSVIADRLHNIPAAIDGYIATLREGIDQAVVPAQRQVAEVIAQAKQISASGGFFDDFIVGALTLASDDSALESALNHGAAVAATSFQKLEEFLRTELAPRATTEDAVGRDLYALQSQSFLGAKIDLDETYEWGIEELARMTREQEAIAREIKPGATVAEAIEHLDSDPARTLHGTEALREWMQKLSDDAITALAGTHFDIAEPMRALECMIAPTHDGIIYYTGPSDDFSRPGRMWWSVPESVTEFTTWREATTVYHEGVPGHHLQIAQAVYNRDQLNRYRRQLAGSSGHAEGWALYAERFMSELGFLDDPADRFGMLDGQRMRAARVVLDIGVHLGKPKLDGTGVWDWDYALDFMTSNVTLDPANVRFEVNRYFGWPGQAPSYKVGQRIWEELRDECKAREGAAFDLRAFHHRALNVGGVGLDTLRTALLAPYGHG, encoded by the coding sequence ATGTCAGATTCGAAGCCGCAAGCCGAAAGTACTGAATCCAACAGCACACGCGAGGCCACTCCGATCGACGAGATTGCCGAGGATTGGGTAGAAACGCTTGCGGAGCTTAATCCCGCCATTGCCACGTGGATTGGTTTGCCAGGGGATCACTCGGGCTATGCCGATTATTCTCCTGACGGCCACGCTCGCATGATAGCTGCCACTCGTGATGTGCTGGCGCGTTTAGAGGCTGCAAGAGTTGCCGACGACGTTGATCTCGTCACGAAGACAGAGATGGTTTCGACCTTGCGGCTTAACCTTGAGTCCAACACTGCCGGCTTGTGGATGCGCGATCTCAACAACTTGGCAAGCCCCCCTCAAGACATTCGCGGCGTGCTAGACCTCATGCCCACTGCGTCGGGTGACGACTGGTCGGTAATCGCTGATCGGTTGCACAACATTCCGGCGGCCATCGATGGGTACATCGCTACGCTTCGTGAGGGGATCGATCAGGCCGTCGTGCCGGCTCAGCGTCAGGTTGCCGAGGTTATCGCTCAGGCGAAGCAGATTTCGGCATCCGGAGGCTTCTTTGATGATTTTATTGTGGGAGCGCTGACTCTCGCCAGTGACGACTCCGCGCTTGAGAGTGCTCTCAATCACGGGGCTGCTGTGGCGGCCACGAGTTTCCAGAAACTAGAAGAATTCTTGCGAACAGAGCTTGCACCGAGGGCAACGACGGAAGATGCAGTTGGCCGTGACCTTTATGCGCTCCAATCCCAGAGTTTTCTCGGCGCGAAGATCGATCTTGATGAGACCTACGAGTGGGGCATCGAGGAACTAGCCCGGATGACCCGGGAGCAAGAAGCCATTGCTCGCGAGATCAAGCCGGGGGCGACGGTTGCCGAAGCAATCGAGCATCTCGACTCAGATCCGGCGCGAACATTACACGGCACCGAAGCCCTGCGCGAATGGATGCAGAAGCTCAGCGACGACGCAATCACGGCACTGGCGGGCACCCACTTTGATATCGCAGAACCGATGCGTGCACTTGAATGCATGATCGCTCCGACACACGACGGCATCATCTACTACACGGGGCCGAGTGACGACTTCTCGCGCCCAGGACGTATGTGGTGGTCGGTGCCCGAGTCGGTAACTGAATTCACGACCTGGCGTGAAGCCACGACGGTGTATCACGAGGGTGTGCCTGGTCATCACCTGCAGATCGCGCAGGCGGTATACAACCGCGATCAACTCAACAGGTACCGTCGGCAGTTGGCTGGTTCGTCTGGTCACGCCGAGGGCTGGGCGCTATATGCGGAACGGTTCATGAGCGAACTGGGTTTTCTCGATGACCCGGCCGACCGTTTTGGCATGCTTGACGGCCAACGGATGCGTGCTGCGCGCGTTGTGCTCGATATCGGAGTGCATTTGGGCAAGCCCAAGCTTGACGGCACGGGTGTCTGGGACTGGGATTACGCGCTTGACTTCATGACGAGCAACGTCACCCTCGATCCTGCGAACGTTCGATTCGAAGTCAACCGCTACTTTGGGTGGCCAGGACAAGCGCCATCGTACAAAGTCGGGCAGCGTATTTGGGAAGAGCTGCGAGATGAATGTAAGGCTCGCGAGGGTGCGGCTTTCGATCTGCGGGCATTCCATCATCGCGCACTGAACGTTGGGGGAGTAGGACTCGATACCCTGCGAACCGCCCTCTTGGCTCCGTACGGGCACGGCTAA
- the rpsA gene encoding 30S ribosomal protein S1, with translation MTIATTDKAPKQVAINDIGSAEDFLAAVEKTLKFFNDGDLIEGTVVKIDRDEVLLDVGYKTEGVIPSRELSIKHDVDPTEVVNVGDTVEALVLQKEDKEGRLILSKKRAQYERAWGDVELIKESDGVVTGSVIEVVKGGLIVDIGLRGFLPASLIELRRVRDLTPYLGQEIEAKILELDKNRNNVVLSRRALLEETQSASRTSFLNNLAKGQVRKGVVSSIVNFGAFVDLGGVDGLVHVSELSWKHIEHASEVVEVGQEVTVEILEVDLERERVSLSLKATQEDPWQVFARTHAIGQVAPGKVTKLVPFGAFVRVADGIEGLVHISELSGKHVELAEQVVSVGDEVFVKVIDIDLERRRISLSLKQANEGVDPEGTEFDPALYGMLTEYDDQGNYKYPDGFDPETNEWKEGFESQREKWEQDYAAAQARWELHKKQVTAAAIQEESISSAPAGASSFSNDDAASSAGSGTLADDETLAALREKLSGNN, from the coding sequence ATGACAATCGCAACGACCGACAAGGCACCCAAGCAGGTCGCCATCAATGACATTGGATCTGCTGAAGATTTTCTCGCCGCGGTCGAAAAGACGCTGAAGTTCTTCAACGATGGTGACCTTATCGAAGGTACCGTCGTAAAAATCGATCGTGACGAGGTTCTCCTCGACGTTGGTTACAAGACCGAGGGCGTAATCCCCTCCCGTGAGCTTTCCATCAAGCACGACGTTGACCCCACTGAGGTTGTTAACGTTGGCGACACCGTTGAGGCACTTGTACTTCAGAAGGAAGACAAAGAAGGCCGCCTCATCCTGTCCAAGAAGCGCGCACAGTACGAGCGTGCCTGGGGCGACGTCGAACTGATCAAGGAATCGGATGGCGTTGTCACCGGTTCAGTCATCGAAGTTGTCAAGGGTGGACTCATCGTTGACATCGGACTTCGTGGATTCCTCCCCGCATCGCTCATCGAGCTGCGTCGCGTTCGTGACCTCACGCCGTACCTCGGCCAAGAGATCGAAGCCAAGATCCTCGAACTCGACAAGAACCGTAACAACGTTGTTCTGTCGCGTCGCGCCCTTCTTGAAGAGACCCAGTCGGCTAGCCGCACCTCGTTCCTCAACAACTTGGCCAAGGGTCAGGTTCGCAAGGGCGTCGTTTCCTCTATCGTTAACTTCGGTGCGTTCGTTGACCTCGGCGGCGTCGACGGCCTCGTTCACGTTTCTGAGCTCTCGTGGAAGCACATCGAGCACGCTTCAGAAGTCGTTGAAGTTGGCCAAGAAGTCACCGTTGAGATTCTTGAGGTTGACCTCGAGCGCGAGCGTGTGTCGCTGTCACTCAAGGCAACTCAGGAAGACCCATGGCAGGTATTCGCCCGCACCCACGCAATCGGACAGGTTGCGCCCGGTAAGGTCACCAAGCTCGTTCCGTTCGGTGCGTTCGTTCGCGTCGCAGACGGCATCGAGGGTCTCGTGCACATCTCTGAACTGTCGGGCAAGCACGTTGAGCTCGCAGAACAGGTTGTTTCGGTTGGCGACGAGGTATTCGTCAAGGTCATCGACATCGATCTCGAGCGTCGTCGCATCTCGCTGAGCCTCAAGCAGGCTAACGAGGGCGTAGACCCCGAAGGCACCGAGTTCGACCCGGCGCTCTACGGAATGCTCACCGAGTACGACGACCAGGGCAACTACAAGTACCCCGATGGATTCGACCCTGAAACCAACGAATGGAAAGAGGGCTTCGAGTCACAGCGCGAGAAGTGGGAGCAGGACTACGCTGCCGCCCAGGCGCGTTGGGAACTGCACAAGAAGCAGGTTACCGCTGCAGCGATTCAGGAAGAGTCGATCAGCAGTGCACCCGCCGGAGCATCCTCGTTCTCGAACGACGACGCTGCATCGAGTGCTGGCTCGGGAACGCTTGCAGACGACGAGACTCTCGCCGCACTTCGCGAGAAGCTTTCGGGCAACAACTAG
- a CDS encoding hotdog fold thioesterase produces MKYPEDLDPELVARLIESGGGALTRKMGIKFLELSADRSVATMPVEGNTQVIGILHGGAHVVLGESLGSISSAIHAGPGRVAMGIEVNATHTRATRSGIVTATCTAIALSRTLATHEIVIRDEQDRRLSTVRITNILKDRHTA; encoded by the coding sequence GTGAAGTATCCCGAAGACCTCGATCCTGAACTCGTGGCACGTCTCATTGAGTCAGGAGGAGGTGCGCTGACCCGCAAGATGGGTATCAAATTCTTGGAACTCAGCGCAGATCGCTCGGTTGCCACAATGCCTGTTGAGGGCAATACCCAAGTAATCGGCATCTTGCACGGGGGCGCGCATGTCGTTCTCGGTGAATCACTGGGATCAATCTCTTCAGCTATTCATGCTGGTCCCGGAAGAGTCGCCATGGGTATCGAAGTGAATGCGACTCACACCCGCGCAACGCGCTCGGGAATCGTCACCGCTACGTGCACCGCCATCGCGCTGAGCCGAACTTTGGCAACTCACGAGATTGTGATCCGGGACGAGCAAGACCGTCGACTATCAACGGTTCGCATTACGAACATCCTCAAAGATCGCCACACCGCGTAG
- a CDS encoding HPr family phosphocarrier protein yields MTSRTVTIGSKVGLHARPASIFAQAVGTCGVTVMLTDSSDKTVNAASILSVLSMGIEFGDTVTLTSDDDDADTALDSLAELLASELDN; encoded by the coding sequence ATGACGAGCAGAACCGTAACGATCGGATCGAAAGTCGGGCTGCATGCTCGACCTGCGTCCATATTTGCCCAGGCAGTCGGCACTTGTGGGGTGACGGTGATGCTCACTGACTCTTCAGACAAGACTGTCAATGCGGCGAGCATCCTGAGTGTGCTCTCGATGGGGATTGAATTCGGTGACACTGTGACGCTCACATCCGACGACGATGATGCGGATACTGCGCTCGATTCACTTGCTGAATTGCTTGCCAGCGAACTAGACAACTAA
- a CDS encoding response regulator yields MTDQNTNQTAPRRVVVAEDESLIRMDIVEILRDAGFEVVGEAGDGETAVALATELRPDLVIMDVKMPQLDGISAAERLSANHIAPVVLLTAFSQKELVERASEAGALAYVVKPFTPSDLLPAIEIALSRYAQIITLEAEVSDLVERFETRKLVDRAKGLLNEKMGLSEPDAFRWIQKASMDRRLTMHDVSQAIIDQLSAKK; encoded by the coding sequence GTGACTGACCAAAACACCAATCAAACTGCTCCTCGCCGCGTCGTCGTTGCCGAAGATGAGTCGCTCATCCGCATGGACATCGTAGAGATCCTCCGTGATGCTGGCTTTGAGGTTGTCGGTGAAGCTGGTGATGGCGAAACGGCTGTCGCCCTAGCGACTGAACTGCGCCCCGACTTGGTCATCATGGATGTCAAGATGCCTCAGCTTGATGGCATCTCGGCCGCTGAGCGACTGAGCGCCAACCACATCGCGCCTGTGGTTCTTCTCACCGCATTTAGCCAGAAGGAACTCGTAGAGCGGGCCTCTGAGGCGGGAGCTTTAGCGTATGTCGTTAAGCCATTCACGCCAAGCGACTTGCTCCCCGCGATCGAGATTGCGCTGAGCCGATATGCACAGATCATTACTCTCGAAGCCGAAGTCAGCGATCTGGTCGAGCGTTTTGAGACCCGCAAGCTTGTTGATCGCGCTAAGGGTCTACTGAACGAGAAGATGGGCCTCAGCGAGCCCGATGCTTTCCGTTGGATTCAGAAGGCATCCATGGATCGTCGGCTGACGATGCACGACGTGTCCCAGGCGATCATCGACCAGCTGAGCGCCAAGAAGTAG
- the pyk gene encoding pyruvate kinase: protein MRRAKIVATLGPATSSYENIRAIVDAGVDVARMNLSHGTYAVHEEVYANVRRAAEDAGRAVAVMVDLQGPKIRLGKFEDGPYELAVGDIFTITTDDIVGNREICGTTFKGLPHDVAPGDFLLIDDGKVKVKVVSSTDTAVTTEVVVAGAVSNNKGINLPGVAVNVPALSEKDEDDLRWGLKLGADLIALSFVRNADDIVRVHEIMDEEGRRVPVIAKIEKPQAVDHLEAIIDAFDSIMVARGDLGVELPLEAVPIVQKRTVELARRMAKPVIVATQMLESMISSPVPTRAETSDVANAILDGADAVMLSGETSVGEYPVITVQTMAKIVASTEEHGLDRIAELGTKPRTQGGAITLAAAEVAAFVEAKYVCVFTESGDSARRMSRLRFRIPMKAFTPSPEIQRRMALIWGIETFIVDRVTHTDEMYRQVDEVLLDQKLAEIGDKVVVISGSPPGISGSTNDLRVHIIGDAINAKAPVWATN, encoded by the coding sequence ATGAGACGCGCAAAAATCGTCGCGACACTCGGCCCGGCTACATCGAGCTACGAGAACATCAGGGCAATCGTCGATGCAGGTGTCGATGTTGCTCGCATGAACCTCAGCCATGGAACCTATGCGGTTCACGAAGAGGTGTACGCAAACGTGCGTCGCGCCGCAGAGGATGCTGGCCGTGCCGTCGCAGTAATGGTCGACCTCCAAGGCCCCAAGATTCGTCTCGGCAAGTTCGAGGACGGCCCCTATGAACTCGCTGTTGGCGACATTTTCACGATTACGACCGACGACATCGTGGGCAATCGCGAAATCTGCGGAACGACCTTCAAGGGTCTCCCTCATGATGTTGCTCCTGGTGATTTCTTGCTGATCGACGATGGCAAGGTGAAAGTCAAGGTGGTCAGCTCGACCGACACGGCGGTCACCACTGAGGTGGTTGTTGCCGGCGCCGTCTCGAACAACAAGGGCATCAACCTGCCGGGTGTTGCCGTGAACGTTCCAGCACTCTCTGAGAAGGATGAGGACGACCTCCGTTGGGGTCTGAAGCTTGGTGCCGACCTCATCGCTCTGTCGTTCGTGCGAAACGCCGACGACATCGTGCGGGTGCACGAGATCATGGATGAGGAGGGTCGCCGAGTTCCTGTCATCGCCAAGATTGAGAAGCCACAGGCCGTTGACCATCTCGAAGCGATCATTGACGCCTTCGACTCGATCATGGTTGCGCGCGGTGACCTCGGTGTTGAATTACCGCTCGAGGCCGTCCCGATCGTTCAGAAGCGCACTGTTGAGTTGGCTCGTCGCATGGCGAAGCCCGTTATTGTTGCGACACAGATGCTTGAGTCGATGATTTCCAGCCCTGTGCCCACGCGCGCTGAGACCTCCGACGTCGCCAACGCGATTTTGGATGGCGCTGACGCCGTCATGCTCAGTGGTGAAACGAGCGTGGGGGAGTATCCCGTGATCACGGTTCAGACGATGGCGAAGATTGTGGCTTCCACTGAGGAACACGGTCTGGACCGTATTGCTGAGCTGGGAACGAAGCCAAGGACTCAGGGTGGGGCGATCACTCTCGCCGCGGCCGAAGTTGCGGCGTTTGTTGAAGCCAAATATGTGTGCGTGTTTACCGAATCGGGTGATTCAGCGCGCCGGATGTCGCGACTGCGGTTCCGCATTCCGATGAAAGCGTTCACCCCTAGCCCAGAGATTCAACGCCGGATGGCACTGATCTGGGGGATCGAAACTTTCATCGTTGATCGCGTTACTCATACCGATGAGATGTATCGACAGGTTGACGAAGTGTTGCTTGATCAGAAGCTGGCGGAAATCGGCGACAAGGTCGTCGTAATTTCCGGTTCCCCTCCGGGAATTTCCGGATCGACGAATGACTTGCGAGTGCACATCATCGGAGATGCAATTAACGCGAAGGCTCCCGTGTGGGCTACTAATTAG
- the polA gene encoding DNA polymerase I: MSDNQKPTLMIIDGHSLAFRAFYALPVDSFQNREGQHTNAIHGFLSMLISLLQNEKPTHLAVAFDISRYSFRTREYPEYKGTRGETPPEFVGQIPLLEEALTAMGVQTLSKEDYEADDILATLAHEGATNGYRVLVVSGDRDAIQMVNDDVMLLYPNARGVSELKRYDRDAVFERYGVEPHQYPDVAALVGETSDNLIGVDKVGEKTAVKWVNLYGSLDEVLAHADEIKGVVGQNLRDQMDRAVRNRKLNHLLTNVELPVSVGDLDRRPINEAAVQEVFDRLQFKTLLQRVLKIAAAERGDEPTTSAPVDTAASVPVVRTMVDEELAKWIDTNSVHGTKPLGLTLAIVDGTVTGLGLATPSETAFVPWAAERLDYVALTEWLGSDAPKFMHSAKAQLKLASANGLTIAGVAFDTMLAAWVLKPSGKPEELEAQVYNYLGETIEQSDPNQLVPETEALSPATMSWYVVRVAEYLAGRLDEGSLGVLTDIEMPLVPVFAQMERTGIAVNRQLLHDLSTSLSETAAEVARNAFEVIGREINLGSPKQLQDVLFTQLEMPKTRSNKTGYSTDAASLTDLQEQAPHPFLDLLLKHRDATKLVQIITGIEKAIDESGRVHTTYEQAGSSTGRIASNDPNLQNVPVKTATGRQIRSAFEAGAGFETLLTADYSQIEMRIMAHLSGDEGLIQAFNEGEDLHRFVGSRIFGVEPADVTSEMRTKVKAMSYGLAYGLSAFGLSKQLRIETSEAKALMTDYFARFGAVREYLRNVVEQARVDGYTTTIFGRRRPFGDLNSKNRVLRDNAERQALNSPIQGSAADILKIAMLQIDADIHSEGLKSRMLLQVHDELVFEIAGGELERMTTIVHERMSGAATLSVPLDVQIGTGHNWDSAAH; this comes from the coding sequence GTGTCGGATAATCAAAAGCCTACCCTCATGATCATCGACGGCCACTCGTTGGCCTTCCGAGCGTTTTATGCGCTTCCGGTCGATAGTTTTCAGAACCGCGAGGGGCAACACACCAATGCCATCCACGGCTTCCTGTCGATGCTCATTTCGCTACTTCAGAATGAGAAACCCACGCATTTAGCGGTCGCCTTCGATATTTCTCGGTATTCATTCCGCACGAGGGAGTATCCGGAATACAAGGGGACTCGTGGCGAGACGCCTCCAGAATTTGTCGGTCAGATACCTCTGCTCGAAGAAGCTCTCACAGCGATGGGCGTGCAGACGCTGAGCAAGGAAGACTACGAAGCCGACGACATCCTCGCGACCCTGGCGCATGAGGGCGCAACGAACGGCTACCGGGTCCTCGTTGTTTCTGGTGACCGTGACGCCATCCAGATGGTCAACGACGATGTGATGCTGCTGTATCCCAATGCTCGCGGCGTTTCCGAGTTGAAGCGCTACGACCGCGACGCAGTCTTTGAACGCTATGGCGTGGAACCCCACCAGTATCCGGATGTTGCTGCTCTGGTTGGTGAGACAAGTGACAACCTCATCGGCGTCGACAAAGTGGGCGAGAAGACCGCGGTCAAGTGGGTCAATCTCTACGGGTCACTTGACGAAGTGCTTGCTCATGCCGATGAGATCAAGGGCGTTGTCGGTCAAAATTTGCGCGACCAAATGGATCGGGCTGTGCGCAATCGCAAGCTCAACCACTTGCTCACCAACGTTGAGCTTCCTGTCTCTGTCGGCGATCTTGACCGCCGTCCGATTAATGAGGCTGCCGTTCAGGAAGTCTTTGATCGTTTGCAGTTCAAGACTCTCCTTCAGCGTGTTCTTAAAATCGCGGCGGCTGAGCGCGGCGACGAGCCAACCACTTCCGCTCCCGTCGATACTGCTGCCTCTGTTCCGGTAGTGCGCACCATGGTGGATGAAGAGCTCGCCAAGTGGATCGATACAAACAGCGTTCACGGCACGAAGCCGCTTGGACTTACGCTCGCAATCGTCGATGGCACCGTGACAGGGCTTGGGTTAGCGACACCATCCGAAACTGCCTTCGTGCCGTGGGCTGCCGAACGGCTCGATTACGTTGCGCTCACCGAGTGGTTGGGCAGCGATGCACCGAAGTTCATGCACTCGGCCAAAGCCCAACTCAAGCTCGCTTCAGCAAATGGTCTCACCATCGCAGGAGTTGCGTTCGACACGATGCTCGCAGCGTGGGTGCTCAAGCCCAGCGGCAAGCCCGAGGAGCTAGAAGCTCAGGTCTACAACTACCTCGGCGAAACGATTGAGCAGAGTGACCCCAATCAACTGGTGCCAGAAACAGAGGCGTTGAGTCCGGCAACCATGTCTTGGTATGTAGTGCGCGTCGCTGAATATCTTGCTGGGCGGCTCGATGAAGGCTCGCTCGGTGTGCTGACTGACATTGAGATGCCGCTCGTTCCGGTATTTGCTCAGATGGAGCGCACAGGCATCGCCGTGAATCGGCAATTGCTTCACGATCTCAGCACTTCATTGTCAGAAACGGCGGCCGAAGTCGCACGCAACGCGTTTGAGGTAATCGGGCGCGAAATTAATTTGGGCAGCCCCAAGCAGTTACAAGATGTGCTGTTTACGCAACTGGAGATGCCCAAAACCCGTTCGAACAAGACCGGATATTCAACGGATGCTGCCAGCCTGACTGACTTGCAAGAACAGGCACCACATCCATTCCTTGATCTGCTGCTCAAGCACAGGGATGCCACCAAGCTCGTTCAGATCATCACCGGCATCGAGAAGGCGATCGATGAATCCGGCCGCGTGCACACTACCTACGAGCAAGCAGGATCGAGCACCGGACGCATCGCATCGAATGATCCCAACCTCCAGAATGTGCCGGTCAAGACGGCCACGGGGCGCCAGATCCGTTCTGCGTTTGAGGCGGGTGCAGGATTTGAGACGCTGTTAACTGCCGACTATTCGCAAATCGAGATGCGAATCATGGCTCATTTGTCGGGAGACGAGGGTCTCATCCAGGCATTCAATGAGGGGGAAGACCTGCATCGGTTTGTCGGTTCCCGCATCTTCGGCGTCGAACCTGCCGATGTCACTTCCGAAATGCGCACGAAGGTTAAGGCGATGTCCTACGGGCTGGCCTATGGGCTCAGCGCCTTTGGACTCAGCAAGCAACTCCGCATCGAAACCAGCGAAGCGAAGGCGTTGATGACCGACTATTTTGCTCGATTCGGTGCTGTTCGCGAGTATCTGCGCAACGTTGTTGAGCAGGCACGAGTTGATGGCTACACGACCACTATCTTCGGCCGACGCCGCCCGTTTGGCGATCTCAATTCGAAGAACCGCGTATTGCGAGATAATGCTGAACGCCAGGCGTTAAACTCTCCCATTCAGGGTTCGGCAGCAGACATCCTCAAAATCGCAATGTTGCAGATAGACGCAGATATTCATTCAGAGGGCCTTAAATCGCGGATGCTGCTCCAGGTTCATGACGAACTCGTCTTCGAAATCGCTGGGGGAGAACTCGAGCGAATGACTACTATTGTTCATGAGCGGATGTCAGGAGCGGCGACGCTTTCCGTTCCCTTGGACGTTCAAATAGGAACCGGGCACAACTGGGATTCCGCAGCCCACTAG
- the coaE gene encoding dephospho-CoA kinase, whose translation MHLIALTGGIASGKSTVARRWQEHGAVVVDADALAREVVEPGSPVLNAIAIRFGPEMLSPDGSLNRAALGAMIFGDAQARQALNGITHPAISRLAQRRFDEAERNDAEAIVVYDIPLLVESAQSLDRFEAVITVEAEPEVRVQRLIDHRGMARDEAKGRVLSQASSDERRAVADFVIDASGSLADTQNRADAVWSSLSERLRCRL comes from the coding sequence ATGCACTTAATAGCGCTCACCGGCGGTATCGCGTCAGGTAAATCGACGGTTGCGCGTCGTTGGCAGGAACACGGGGCAGTTGTTGTCGATGCGGATGCTTTGGCTCGTGAAGTTGTCGAGCCCGGTTCTCCGGTGCTCAACGCGATCGCGATCCGTTTCGGGCCCGAGATGCTTTCTCCCGATGGTTCCCTGAACAGAGCAGCCCTCGGTGCGATGATTTTTGGCGATGCCCAAGCTCGGCAAGCGCTTAACGGGATTACCCATCCCGCTATCAGCCGACTCGCACAGCGTCGTTTCGACGAGGCTGAGCGCAATGACGCGGAGGCGATTGTCGTCTACGACATCCCCTTGCTGGTTGAATCTGCCCAATCGTTGGATCGATTCGAGGCAGTTATCACCGTGGAGGCAGAGCCTGAGGTTCGCGTACAACGGCTGATTGATCACCGGGGGATGGCGAGGGACGAAGCGAAGGGTCGCGTGTTATCGCAAGCTTCGTCGGACGAGCGTCGGGCGGTTGCTGACTTTGTTATTGATGCGAGTGGCTCACTTGCCGATACACAGAATCGAGCGGATGCGGTCTGGTCATCACTCTCGGAGCGGTTGCGCTGTCGGCTCTAA
- a CDS encoding DUF4126 domain-containing protein, whose product MLEVLTGSGLAVAAGLNAYIPLLILGLAGRVFTFVELPAAWVWLENPWVLGVLGLLLIVEIVADKVPVVDSINDWIQSVVRPAAGGIAFGTGAASETAVVTDPAAFFTSNAWVPVAIGVVLAFATHTAKMLARPALNAATAGMAAPVVSAAEDVSSVLLSFMALLVPVVGFIVLIGLVALVVLRIRRSRRARLARQ is encoded by the coding sequence ATGCTTGAGGTGCTTACCGGTAGTGGCCTGGCTGTCGCGGCCGGGCTCAATGCCTACATTCCGCTGTTGATTTTGGGGCTCGCTGGGCGAGTCTTCACCTTCGTAGAGCTGCCAGCCGCGTGGGTTTGGCTCGAGAACCCATGGGTGCTCGGGGTACTTGGCTTGCTCCTCATCGTCGAAATTGTCGCAGACAAGGTCCCGGTGGTGGATTCCATCAACGACTGGATCCAGAGTGTCGTGCGGCCCGCAGCGGGAGGTATCGCATTCGGTACCGGTGCTGCGTCAGAGACTGCAGTAGTGACCGATCCCGCCGCTTTCTTCACCTCAAACGCGTGGGTTCCTGTTGCTATCGGCGTCGTTCTCGCCTTTGCTACCCACACCGCCAAAATGCTTGCCCGTCCTGCACTCAACGCTGCAACTGCAGGTATGGCAGCTCCTGTAGTGAGTGCCGCCGAAGACGTCAGCAGTGTGCTGTTGAGCTTCATGGCGCTGCTCGTGCCGGTGGTTGGATTCATCGTGCTTATCGGTTTAGTCGCCCTCGTCGTGCTGCGCATTCGGCGCTCTCGGCGTGCACGACTTGCGCGACAGTAG